From the genome of Halomonas sp. I5-271120, one region includes:
- the dusA gene encoding tRNA dihydrouridine(20/20a) synthase DusA — MTDLANATSPPAPLDRTFSVAPMMDWTTRDYRAFARTLSRHALLYTEMVTTGAILHGSPRKRFLGYEAVEHPLALQLGGSDAGELAECAAIAEEWGYDEVNLNVGCPSDRVQNNLIGACLMGHPDKVASAVKAMQAAVSIPVTVKCRIGIDDQDEDADLERFIDEVAAAGCEVFTLHARKAWLEGLSPKENRDVPPLNYGRVHRLKQQRPELHIGINGGIETLDECREHLERVDSVMLGREAYQNPWLLAGVDEAIYGKQGPATSRHDAARAFRPYIAMRLAEGAKLNHITRHLLGLFQGCPGGRRFRRHLSENAHRDGAGLEVFDEALSLVSEERLAQPA, encoded by the coding sequence ATGACTGACCTGGCCAACGCGACCTCGCCACCCGCACCTCTGGATCGCACCTTCTCCGTCGCGCCCATGATGGATTGGACGACTCGCGACTACCGGGCCTTCGCTCGCACGCTGAGCCGTCATGCCCTGCTGTATACCGAGATGGTCACCACCGGCGCCATCCTGCACGGCAGCCCGCGCAAGCGCTTTCTGGGCTATGAGGCCGTCGAACATCCGCTGGCGCTGCAGCTGGGTGGCAGCGATGCCGGCGAGCTCGCCGAGTGCGCGGCGATCGCCGAGGAATGGGGCTATGACGAGGTTAACCTGAACGTTGGTTGCCCCAGCGACCGGGTGCAGAACAATCTCATCGGGGCTTGCCTGATGGGGCATCCAGACAAGGTGGCGTCAGCGGTCAAGGCGATGCAGGCGGCGGTGTCGATCCCGGTGACGGTGAAATGCCGCATCGGCATCGACGATCAGGATGAGGACGCGGATCTCGAGCGCTTCATCGACGAGGTCGCCGCCGCCGGCTGCGAGGTGTTCACCCTGCATGCCCGCAAGGCCTGGCTCGAAGGCCTGTCGCCGAAAGAGAACCGCGACGTGCCGCCGCTCAACTACGGCCGAGTACACCGTTTGAAGCAGCAACGTCCCGAGCTTCACATTGGCATCAACGGCGGCATCGAGACGCTGGATGAGTGCCGAGAACACCTCGAACGGGTCGACAGCGTGATGCTCGGCCGCGAGGCTTACCAGAACCCCTGGCTGCTGGCCGGCGTCGATGAGGCGATTTACGGCAAGCAGGGGCCGGCCACCAGTCGCCACGATGCGGCCCGGGCCTTCCGCCCCTACATCGCCATGCGGCTTGCGGAGGGCGCCAAACTCAACCACATCACCCGCCACCTGTTGGGGCTCTTCCAGGGCTGCCCAGGCGGCCGACGCTTCCGCCGTCACCTCTCTGAAAACGCCCACCGAGACGGCGCCGGCCTCGAGGTCTTCGACGAAGCGCTGTCACTGGTGTCTGAAGAGCGCCTGGCCCAGCCGGCCTGA